TGATTGGAGGCATCTGTCTGCAGACATTGATCTTGATCGTCGTCACCTCGATAACCAACTGGAGGAGAGAAGTAAGTAGCTCTCTTACTCTTTTCTATTTGTTGTCGGGATTTTCGGCCTAAACGTATTCTAAGCAAGTTTAATTTACCATTTCCTTCATGGCTGAATTTCCAGGCCGAGGAAGCAGGAGACAGAGTGAAGAGATGGGGAGGATCGTTAGACCAGTGATCACCCGAAGGCCAGCGGTGCAAAGATTACTTAGTTAGAGATAGCAGTGAAGCGCCATTTCATTTCCCGGATCATGTCGACAACGCCAAGAGCAAGACGTTTCATAAAGTATCTCGATTTTTGATGGCCTGCTGGGTGACTTTTCGAAATGTAGAAGGTTGAGCCGATAGTGACATTATTTCGAGTCGTAACGGGGGTGGGAATAACTGCTCTGTTGTATCTAGCCAGCACCTAGCAGCAGTGCTTTCtgcaatttgattttgttttcctttctttGGAACTTCTATTGGATTAATGGCATTTGGAGTCTCGACTAATGTTACGGCCGGAGCAAGTTTCAAACATTCGACAGATCAACTGCAATCTTGACATCCTTGGCTCTTCTTTGCTCTCTTTCATCGCTGATAATTACTACGACCGTTGATCCATTGTCTCAGTAACCGCGTGCTGAGCGGAATGAACCATCTCTTTAGTTTCTGCCATCGGGGGAGTACGGCACGGACCACACAGACCCTTTTCTCCCATAATGTTCGAGATAGTGTTACAAGTTACCCGACTTATCAGATCAGATGGTTATTTCCCCGACTGCAAGTCCGACACCGTGCTGGCATCATGCATCACTGGTGCTCGTGAACTTGCTTACAGCCACGATCGATATGTTAACCCTGCAATATCTATAACTGAGTCGGGATTTCACCTAATGTAACAACTTTTCATTCTATCGAGACCTCGCGATAACTTTTTTGGATAgattacacaaaaaaataaaaaaaaaaacacaccaTTCTTATGAATTTTCAGATCTAGCACAAACTTCAAATCcaccttttccattttttaagACTATGGAAATCCGCCATAATCACTTTTTGAGAAGTTAATTTTAGGCATAATTTGcactaattttaataatttgatttgatgatGTTCGGTATCAGTAATCAGTGAACAATAATTACGGTTGAGCAATCGACCGTGAAGAAGTGGAAAAGGGAAGGAGCTCGTGCGCCATTACCGAACCCAACTGTATGCGTTAGAGTCGGAGCGATCGAGGTTTCGAATCCCTCCCAAGATCCTCAGCTCTCACTCTGCGGGCCCTTCCGACCGTTCAATTCAAGCGCTCAGCTCGCAATGTTCGGCAACAACGGCATAGCAATATCCGTCTCCGACGACGAGCCGGACGAGCTCGGCCGGATGCGGGTCCGGGTCAGGAGGAAGCGAAAGAAGCACAGCGGCCCCCGAGTCAGGGCTGAGTGGACCCGGCGGGCCAGGAGGGTGCTCGCGAAGTACTGGCTCTTCCTCGTCCTCGTCCCTGCCGCTGGGCTGCTCCTGTTCGAGGCGTCCCGGATTGGGCGGGGCTTGAGTTCCGGAGACAGTGAGGCAGAGAGCGCGAGGATGGGATCCGACTCGCGGGTCAGCAAGAAGCCTGGCGTGGAGAAGCGGCCGGAGGCAAACTTGGATCGGCTTGATCCGACCACCCATGTCGTCCGCGGTGTCAGAGAGCGTAAGCTGTTCATCTATCTGTCCTTCTATGTTGTCACGGTCTGTTTGCTTGATCGCAGTAGTAATGAATGCTACTTGAAGCTCTTCAGCTGCTGGAATTTCACTCACTCTGAACCCTCTTCTTCTGCATTGTTCATTCTGATTCTGCATTCGGGATTTTGGTTTTTCGTGGTGTCCACTGTTAGTTCGAGCATCCTTTTGTTTTGCTGTTAATTCGAGGATCATTGTTGTAATGATCGGATTGGCCATTACAGTACATTATGCTCGAGGAATTGGCTATGCAACTATATATTAGAAGGCTGTCAGATGATTAAAGTATAAGGTAGTTGTAAGTTAGCTTCGTCCGGTAAACTGCTTTGATTCTATAAATAGTCCGAGCAGATTGCTTTAGTTCTCGGGCACCTTCGGCTATTCCTCATTTCTTCCCAGTTTCTTGTTCTGTTGAAAGAGCAAACTCTTTGACAGGGCATTCATCTACTTATTTAACTTACAACTGCAAGGTTGCTATTCCTGGTGGCATAGAAGAGGTTATCTTTCGGAGTCAATCGTATAATCTTTGTAGACATATCTGCTGCAAAGGTTGCTTTTCAGAGAATTGAATCCCGTATAGAGCTTTGTGTCTGATAGTTAGATTAGAGGAGCGAAGGTGGGAACGGTGGGAAATTTTATGTAGTATTTGAACTCCTTCGTATACGTCAGGAGTATCTGATGAGAAGGGACCGGGAAGATATTCTCTTTCCTTCTCCTTGGGGGCAGACTTTTGTTTTCTGCCAATTTCGGGAATGTATTTTGTACGACTTTCCAGTGTTTCTTAATGGAATTCACTTATCTTATTATGAATGATAGGTTTCTTATGCGTTGCCATCGAAAGTCCTGTAAATGCTAGAGATAGGAGATGTATCAAAATGATTGAATCACATTGTAGCTTAAGCATGGCTCATTGGCAGTAAGATATTTGTTGGTGCACTATGCACTATAACTTAAGCATTTGATAAATTCTTGAAATTGAGGTTGCTAAATGTGTGATGCTTGTGAGTCATATCAGGGTGCTTGAAGCTCCTACCCCCAGAAGAAATTCAGCTTCTGGATATCCCTTCAACAAAAGAGTCCTCCAGTCCTATCAAAAATGTGGTATACAAGTCAGAGAATGATGCATCATATGATGATGGGAAAGTCATATTTCCGCAGCAGCAAAGTGAAGTTACGAGATTCAATCTGTTTACAGGGAATCAAACTTTTGAGCAGCGGGAAAAAAGTTTTAAGGTGCTgagcttttctttttgcttccTGTTTGCTCTAGCATCCTAggatcatcatcttcctctttGTAAAATGGGGAAGCATGGATTAGCATATACTGGATTGTTGTTGCTCATTTCCCCCAGTTTTACTTCTTACAGGTGAATGAGATTGTTAAAGTACATTGCGGTTTTTACAGTGAAAATGGGGGATTCAAGATATCTGATGAGGATAAACATTACATGGAATCTTGCCAAGCTGTAGTAGCTACTTGTGCTTTTGGTGGTGGAGACAATCTTTATCAGCCTATTGGGATGGAGGAGTCATCTCTTAGCAAGGTCTGCACCTGTGATGCAAAGCGTGTTACTTCTGTAAACAGAGTTAGTACCTTAAAGTGCATAATGCAGTAGTGGATGGATGCAGGTTTGTTATGTTGCTTTCTGGGATACAATCACTCTCGCGACTCAAGAATCAGAGGGGCATAAAGTTGGAGAGGATCGATTTATTGGGAAGTGGCGCATTGTGGTTGTGAATGATCTCCCATTTACAGACCAAAGATTGAATGGAAAAATTCCAAAGGTACTTCATCACCCAATCAGTTACGGATTATGTTGGCTGGTTTGTAGTTTTCTGATGGTTTGAACATTATCGCTAATGATCAGATTGGGAACATGGTTTGCTGGATAGGGTGGTTATTTAAGCTATATAATGCTGTTGTGAAGAGATGATGGGATGAGGGATAAGATCCTCGCAAGGCTCATCTATATCACTTTCTGTATGTGAATTCATATCTTATGATTACTTAAGAGACTTTATCTGGTTTTGCTGTAAGCAGATGTTAGGCCACCGCCTCTTTCCTCGAGCAAAGTACTCTATATGGGTCGACTCGAAGTCTCAGTTCAGGAGGGACCCCATGGGTGTGTTGGAAGCTCTTCTCTGGCGGTCAAATTCGGTACTGGCCATTTCCGAGCATGGAGCTCGTAGCAGCGTGTATGACGAAGCTAAGGCTGTTGTCAGAAAGAACAAAGCCACCCCAGAAGAGGTTGAGGTTCAACTGACTCAGTACCGCCAGGATGGCCTTCCCGAGGATAAAAGATTTAATGGCAAAAAAGGTACTTGCAATGTTATTTCTGGATTGTGCACCTCTATAATTGAACATAAATTGCACTAACAAAGTTAACTGGCAAGGGCTTCTTGTTCTTTAATTCCCATGTTGGCATTTATGAGAGTTGTGGACAACAACTGACTTTTGTCACTGGAGATTACATATCTTGCAACAATCTTTGGGCCGACGTGGCAATTCAAAAATTGTTCTGATTATCAAGATTCAATTCTGGAGTTAAAAGTACAGTTATTCAATTTGAAGCTTCGGTTCTCATGTGTAAGAGATTCAAATATGGTGAAGTTGTTCTCTGATCATCATCCCCGTTATTGGTCTGTGTAGCTCTATCCGAAGCCTCGGTCATCGTGAGGGAGCACACACCAGTGACTAATCTGTTCATGTGCCTGTGGTTCAACGAGGTGGTCCGGTTCACTTCTCGCGACCAGCTGAGCTTCCCATACGTTCTCTGGCGGTTGAAGGTGCTGAAGAACATTAACATGTTCCCAGTCTGCACCCGCAAGGATCTCGTTAACAGCATTGGCCACATACGTAAGGCTAAGCCGTTGATAAAGACACGTTGATTCTCCTTGAAGAAGCTGATTCTTCGATCGATTCTTTCTATTCTCTTTTCGTGAACAGGTCGGCAGAGAGCATGCTAATTGGTCATATTCTTTGTAAAGGGTAACTGATGTGTAGTGAGGTGGTCTTATTTCTGTTTCAGATGCCTACTGATTGCTgggtaaaggaaaaaaaagaaaggaaaaaaaaaaaacttagagCATTGTGTTCGGTGGAATCTTAAACCGTGTTTGGATTGAGGTGAaaggagaggaagaaaatattttcaaggATATGATTTTTACGGAGGGTAAAGAAAATTGAGGTTATATTTTCTTTGGACCATAATTTGTggctaatttaaaatttttgaatttattaaaaggattaaattattcatttcttttttagcTAATCTCCTCCTCTTAACTAAAGGAGAGCTTTTAGAAGCTCTCCTAAGGTGTCCATGTGAAAAGAGATCAAGATtctttatcttattttattatttttttaaacaaaggaaaaatgaagaataagtattcttaaaatttacatataaaaaaatttatattttcttccatAATCGGAACtcaaagaaaaatgatgaaataaatatgatgaaaatgaaaGTAGTTAATTAGAGGGTTTCATGGGATTGTGTTAGTAGTAATAAAAGGTAAAAATGAAAgccataaaattttatagaattttatgaaaatactaaaataaGTTTTTTATGGACAATGTAAATTAAAGAAGCTATTGCggagaaaatatatttttaaagtatTCAAGTTAATATAGGTGATCTGTATCTATCTATCTGTACTTATatgtattaaaaataattctaatgAGTTCTTTTAAACTAACTAAATCATCTATGAGGATATaacaagatttttttttcgggtttcaaattatatattatttagataATGAATGAATGGAAATAGTActctaaataatttattttaaaattttatattattttctcaataattaaaaatacaaaGTAGATAATGGGTTTTAAAAATGGCCCTCTAATCTTTCTATACTGCCAATAGATATAGTTTTCCCTTATACCCGTACCACGAACACAATTCCATATAATCCTCTTATCTACtccttctttatttttattatattattttttattttctcattctTTCGTGAGTTCCAAGTTTTGAAGAAAAGTATTTAtactatctatatctataaaatcTATTTATAGCACTTTATAAAAATGctagaataatttttttttatgaaaatattaatcaaAGAAGTTATtgtaaagaatatatatattttaaggtgttgaaattaatatatattacatataataatgaaattttcataaaaattatattttctttatttttttcaacatTAGTATCATGACATAGCATTTTTCGTATACTAtgagtatataaatatattatatgatgaaATTATATTACAAACAAAATAAGAGGCAAAAGTTATAATGATTTCGAATTTAAAATAGTCTTAAAGAGGTATAATTATTTCAGAAAGTCTATATGCGGCGAAGTGCGAATTTTTTTCCGAGTAAATTCCATGAAGGGGAGaatattatcatttaatttaaaattctcTCGGCCCTGTGTTTACTATcatatattcaaataaaataaaataaaaatttcttcCTTGCCTTTCCGGCTTTTCCTTCCCTTACTAAgcatatttaaatatatgatGATTAAAATTTTCCATCTCACCCCCTCCCTTTCCTTCCCCTCCCCCTCCATTCCTCTTTTGATTTGTAACCACAGAAAGAGTTGCAATTGCTTTCCGTTAACCTAATGAAAGGAAATACTTTTCATCCGTTGTATTCGTTATAAGAAAACCTATGAACCTAATGAAATAATACTGAAaagtttagaaaaaaattatgaaatatctCATCGATATTGTAATTCTtcagaaaatattaaaaattacaaaactCATGAAATTTGGGTGAGCGTTGGGaaattagaattatatatatatatatatattttataactaATCAATCTCAtctaaattaatgaaaaactctttataattgaaaattgaaaaacccATATCTAttcgacaaaattgaaaaaccaAAACCCCATACTGAGAGAAAATTTGATAGActcaaaaattataaatttaaaagattaAACGAATATCATTGAAAACACTATCATCAGAAGATATTGAAAATAGACTCAAGAAAGTatgtgaaataaaaatccaaaaattcgaaacaatttcaaaatttttcaaaatctaaTGAATTACAGTGGGCCGTGGCCCAACAAAATTcatgctttctttttctttttgataattAGAATTCACACTGATAAATAAAGtagttaaaaatttgaaaaaaaaattatttttttggataagtaaaaattatcaaaattaaaaatagaaaatctacaaaaaaaaaaaattcgctGACCGAGTTTGACGGTCCACACGTGAACGCGTTGCAGGATATCCTTCCCGCTGCTTGCATCCCACGCCACAGTGGACTACGCTGCTTCCAGCTCACGGCCTATTACCGTTGATCCAACGCGCCCACAGCTAAATGCCTACCTTAAGATTAGATCTTCACCGTCCATCCCAATCCAACCGTCTCATCTCCACCGACCTTCTGCCCACCCTCCTCCTATAAATAACCGCCCCCACTCCCCTCCCAATTCCTTCGTCCGCTGCCTCGTTCTCGTTTTCTTCGTCGTTTTCGTGCTCTGATTTTCCGGTTTCCTTTACGATCTTAGATTGATGATCATCATGGCGGTTGCGGTTTCAATTTCGTCTGTGGTTTTCTGTCAGATTCTGATC
Above is a window of Punica granatum isolate Tunisia-2019 chromosome 7, ASM765513v2, whole genome shotgun sequence DNA encoding:
- the LOC116213912 gene encoding uncharacterized protein LOC116213912; amino-acid sequence: MFGNNGIAISVSDDEPDELGRMRVRVRRKRKKHSGPRVRAEWTRRARRVLAKYWLFLVLVPAAGLLLFEASRIGRGLSSGDSEAESARMGSDSRVSKKPGVEKRPEANLDRLDPTTHVVRGVRERCLKLLPPEEIQLLDIPSTKESSSPIKNVVYKSENDASYDDGKVIFPQQQSEVTRFNLFTGNQTFEQREKSFKVNEIVKVHCGFYSENGGFKISDEDKHYMESCQAVVATCAFGGGDNLYQPIGMEESSLSKVCYVAFWDTITLATQESEGHKVGEDRFIGKWRIVVVNDLPFTDQRLNGKIPKMLGHRLFPRAKYSIWVDSKSQFRRDPMGVLEALLWRSNSVLAISEHGARSSVYDEAKAVVRKNKATPEEVEVQLTQYRQDGLPEDKRFNGKKALSEASVIVREHTPVTNLFMCLWFNEVVRFTSRDQLSFPYVLWRLKVLKNINMFPVCTRKDLVNSIGHIRKAKPLIKTR